GTTGGTACTGGAAGATCTTTCCTATTTGAACGTGATTGCCCCAATCCTGAAACATCAAATAAATTATTTAGTTCCGTATCAGGGAAAAAGGCAGTTCTTCCAAATTTCCAAAATTCCCTATCATCAATATTGGAGACCGTTGGTTTATCTCCACAATATATGCGACCACACATATATGCTAAAAGAACTTTAGACTCGTTCCATATATAGTGTGTGCCATCTTCTTTCATATAACCAGCTTCTATGGCCTTTGCAAAAACTTTACGAGCCAATTCTGTATCCAATGTTTCAGAAAGAATAATTTCAGCATCAACAGATACAACTTCTTCCACATTCTTAATATTTTTCTCACGAAGAATTTCTGCACCAATGACTAATGCAGCTGCTGAAATCAGAAACATAATTGTGCCCCAAAACTCTGATGAGCCAGTTTCGTTATCGCTGACAGGGTTTACAACCCCAAGTCCAACGAGTAATAATGTGCCTACGAATAATGTAATTGCACTCGACCATAGAATTACTCTTGCATATTTTTTGAAGACGAAGGCAATTGCCAACAAAATAACGCAAAGACCAATATTAAGAAATATAATCTGCAACATACTTCATTCAAATTATTTCTAGAGTTTTAAATTCATCTTTTAAACGTGCCACCTCGGACGAAAGAGTCTCAGGCAGAAATCTGGCATATACTTTCTCTGTAACATCTGTACTGCCATGCCCTAAAAGGCGACTTACTACAGTCATTGACAACCCTTTGTTTAATGCAAACACTGCAAATGAGTGTCTAGCTACATGCATTGACAAATTAAACGGCAACCCAATCTGTTCGCCCACTACCACAAGTGACTGATTGATGCATTTAGTGGCATTATTGCGAGCTTTATAAAGGGCTTCAGCATCATCTAGGTCTAATTCTTCTTTCACAAGATTGAATACATATTTGCAGCCTTCCCGTTTTTCTTGCCACTGTCTTAAGATAGATATAGCTTGCTCTGTAAGAGGAATAACATGGCGTTTGTTTGTCTTAATCATAATTTTTCTCAACTCTTTCTTCTCAAAGTTGATATGCCCCCATTGCAATGTCATTACATCCACAACACGAAGTCCACAAGCATGGAAAGCAAAGAAAAAAATCTCTAAAAACTCTCTCCTACGTGGTTCAGGACAGGTTTTGTAGTATTCCAATAGAGCAAGTAATTGTTCTTTATTCAGGCTCTTCCCATCAAATTCACTCTCCTCTTCCGACAAAGATACCTTAGTAATAATACGCATATCCTGTATTCTTGCATTAACAGAAGGTTCCAGCATACCCATCTCACATGCGTAAGCACATGCTTTTAATATTGGTGTTAAAGAGTGATTGATTGTTGCATCACTATTCTGCTTTATCTCTCTACGCCACAAAATATATGCATCCAATAATTCAGGAGTGATATCGCCAACATAGATAGAATCGGCACGATATGTACCCTGTTTCGTGGAACGAAGGAAGGTTTGGAATATATTCATTCCGCTTTTACCGTTTTCATATCGACTACGGCCAATCTTGTTTCTTGAGTATTCTGAATAAAGACGCTCCAATGTGAACTCAACAAAATCTTTTCCTTGGTCTGGGCGCGTCAATGGCTTATCTGCAAGGAATCCCGAAATAATGTCAGCAGTGATTTGATTGGGATGCTTTTCATTATACTCTGCAAGCATAGAGTCAATCCGGTCAACACGTGCCAACAACAGTTGATTGAGACGTTTGTACTCAGATCCATAACTGACACGAATTTCTCCACGACCTTGATTGCCGTTCTGATTCCAGTCGGTTTCCTTAACAAAGACATTTGTTGTCTTACGTATAATTTGCCTATTCCAAGTATATTCCAACTCAATAGGGTAGGCTTTATTTTTGTCAGACTCCTTCGGTGTGCGGAGACGATATTTGCCCAACGGATATAATCTCTTCGGTCTTCCCATACGCTTCCTTTTGTTTTAATATTCCTGAGGATGCACAAAGGTAGTGTATTTTAGACAAACAAACTCTGTTTTCAAGAAGAAAAATTGCATTTTAGACAAACAAACCACACCATTTAAGCCTATAAAACACCAGCGGGACAAACAAATTATTTTTGCTTATCCCGCTGATATTAAATCATTTAATTTGATTTTAGCTTCTTAATATTCCTCCTCGTTAAAGAAAAAATCCTCCTTACTAGGGTAATCCGGCCAAATATCTTCGATACTCTCATAGATCTCGCCCTCATCTTCCATCTCTTGGAGATTCTCAATAACTTCAAGAGGAGCACCCGAACGCATGGCATAATCAATCAATTCGTCCTTGGTTGCCGGCCAGGGAGCATCTTCAAGTTTTGATGCTAGTTCCAATGTCCAATACATAATCTTGAGTATTTAAAGTGAATACTAATCTGTCTTATTTTCTATATTTTCGGCAAAAGTATAATAAAATCTATCATTTCCAACTATTATCCCAAAATATTTCATTATTTTGTTCATCAAAATTCATTTTCCGAGATAAAACAAACAAATAATCTGATAATCTGTTGACAAAAGCTAGTACTTCAGGGGAAATTGTACAAGTTTCGGACAAAGCCAGAATGCGTCTTTCTGCTCTCCGGCAAACGGTACGACAAACATGGCAGATGGCCGCTCCACGACTTCCTCCAGGAATAATAAACGCACAAAGTTCCGGTAATTGTTCATCCAGTTTATCAATCTCCCGCTCGATACGTTCCACATCTTCCATTGAAATGATACTGGCGGCTTTCAGTTGTGTTTTTTCCTGATCGGTAGCCAAATGCGACCCGATAGCAAATAACTTATGTTGTATGCCCAAAATAAAGTTCCTGTCAGTCTCATTTTGCAAATAAGTATTCAGTAATCCCAAGTTGGAATTAAGCTCGTCCACTGTTCCATAAGCTTCCAAACGAATGTGGGTCTTCGGAACACGACTACCACCAACAAGACTTGTTGTTCCCTTGTCTCCGGTTTTTGTATATACAAGGCTCTTTTTCATAATCTTCCAATTTATTGATCTATATAAGGTAAACGTACAAAGGTTCTCAGAAGTTGACGATATAATGTTGTTTTATCTTTGTTTTATCAAAAAAGAGCAAGCCTATATCGTACAGGTCGAAGGTAATACCTACCCGTTCGTCAGCCTGCAATCTTTTCCAGAATGCCCGCATTTCTTTAGAATAACAGATTCCATGCACAACAAACACACTTTTCAAGGTGGTCCGGCGTACACAAACCCGAAAGACTTCCTCCAGCAAACACGGATTCTGATAATCGTTCAGATATAGAAAATCTACCGAAACGTCCGTATCCAGAAACAGTTCCGACAAGTCAGAAGCAAAAAGATATTCCGCAGAAGATTTCGCCGATTGAAGATAAAGTGAGGTCACCGAAGGACGACCTACCTCTACAATAGTAGCAGGTTGCACTTTATTCACCAGCCGGAACAAGAAACGATTTACCTTCTGTGTACCTTTATTACACCCACGCTCCTCTACTATTTTCTTCTGTTCTTTCTCCAAAGAATCATAAGCATAATAAGGCATCTTTTCATATATCACATCCGTTATCAGACTAAATGCAAATGGAGAATGTACACCATATCCGCAACGGTAACGGAAGCGGGAAAGCCAGATAAAGGGTCTTTTAAGACAAAGTAGAAGATTCATAAAATCAACATTTGTTTTTATTCTTCTTGCAAAGATATGTTTTTTTATTTCATAGAAGCAATCCGGAAAAGAAATGTTATAAGTATCCTGTGATTGAGAATGTCGGATTTCAATAAAAAAGGGCCGATCCCTTTCGGAACCGGCCCGCATTACACATCTATTTCAAGCAACTACTGTAACCTGAATACTACAGGAACGGTATATTTTACTCGAACTTTCTTACCATTCTGTACTCCGGGCCTCCATTTTGGCATAGAACTTATCACACGGATAGCTTCTTTATCCAAATATGCATCTACCCCTCGTACCACTTCGGGATTTGAAATTGATCCATCTTTGTCAACAACAAATTGGACAATCACTCTTCCCGCTGAACCCATTTCCTGAGAAATAGTCGGATACTTGATATTTGTACCCAAATATTTCATCAAAGCAGCCGTACCTCCGGGAAACTCAGGCATGATTTCTGCAACATCAACAATAACGTCTTCATCAACCACTTCCGTTTCCACCACTGGCGGTATCCAGACAATCTTATGAGTTGCGTCCATATCCTCTCCAACTGTAGAAACATTATCCGCTACCTCTATATCATTCTTTACTATTTCTAATATTTCTACGATCTTATTTTCGGGAGGTGGAGGCGGTTCCAGTTTCTCATCTGGGAATGTGATCGGAACTAACTCTGTAACAAAGATGGATTCATCATCTGATGATAGTGCTGCAACCCTGACATCATGTTGTGTCCATTCGAACGAAACGAACATGAAGGCAAGCGCAACAACCAAACCCATCAACAACCAAGAACCCCGTTGATTCTCGATTGTAGCCTTTTTTGATTTCTTGGCTTCCATAAAAAATGTGTTTAAGTAATTAATAATAGAAAATATATAGTATATATACTACTTTGCGTCTTTCCTCTTAAGCATTACTTAAAGTGCTCTCTAGCTG
The nucleotide sequence above comes from Bacteroides caccae. Encoded proteins:
- a CDS encoding tyrosine-type recombinase/integrase, which codes for MGRPKRLYPLGKYRLRTPKESDKNKAYPIELEYTWNRQIIRKTTNVFVKETDWNQNGNQGRGEIRVSYGSEYKRLNQLLLARVDRIDSMLAEYNEKHPNQITADIISGFLADKPLTRPDQGKDFVEFTLERLYSEYSRNKIGRSRYENGKSGMNIFQTFLRSTKQGTYRADSIYVGDITPELLDAYILWRREIKQNSDATINHSLTPILKACAYACEMGMLEPSVNARIQDMRIITKVSLSEEESEFDGKSLNKEQLLALLEYYKTCPEPRRREFLEIFFFAFHACGLRVVDVMTLQWGHINFEKKELRKIMIKTNKRHVIPLTEQAISILRQWQEKREGCKYVFNLVKEELDLDDAEALYKARNNATKCINQSLVVVGEQIGLPFNLSMHVARHSFAVFALNKGLSMTVVSRLLGHGSTDVTEKVYARFLPETLSSEVARLKDEFKTLEII
- a CDS encoding DUF2795 domain-containing protein translates to MYWTLELASKLEDAPWPATKDELIDYAMRSGAPLEVIENLQEMEDEGEIYESIEDIWPDYPSKEDFFFNEEEY
- a CDS encoding cob(I)yrinic acid a,c-diamide adenosyltransferase; amino-acid sequence: MKKSLVYTKTGDKGTTSLVGGSRVPKTHIRLEAYGTVDELNSNLGLLNTYLQNETDRNFILGIQHKLFAIGSHLATDQEKTQLKAASIISMEDVERIEREIDKLDEQLPELCAFIIPGGSRGAAICHVCRTVCRRAERRILALSETCTISPEVLAFVNRLSDYLFVLSRKMNFDEQNNEIFWDNSWK
- a CDS encoding energy transducer TonB: MEAKKSKKATIENQRGSWLLMGLVVALAFMFVSFEWTQHDVRVAALSSDDESIFVTELVPITFPDEKLEPPPPPENKIVEILEIVKNDIEVADNVSTVGEDMDATHKIVWIPPVVETEVVDEDVIVDVAEIMPEFPGGTAALMKYLGTNIKYPTISQEMGSAGRVIVQFVVDKDGSISNPEVVRGVDAYLDKEAIRVISSMPKWRPGVQNGKKVRVKYTVPVVFRLQ